From Malaciobacter mytili LMG 24559:
TATTTCTTAACATATGTATTCTAAAATAGTCTGTTTTCATTTGGGAATTTGTTAGGGTTTGTAAATAAGAAATTACCTCTTCACCCCTTAAAATTTCAAAAGTTTTAGCATCAAATATTACAAAATCAATATCTCTTTTATTTTCTAAATCTTCTAATACTTTTTTTATATCTTTATACTCTATTTTATGATTATTCGTATTTAAAGCTTGAATATGCCCAGAAATTTCAAATACACTTCTATTTAATCTATCTTCAATTTCATCAAAAGAAGAACTTGAATTATATTTAATATCACTTATATAAGATTTTAATATACTTTTTTTATAAAATTTATCTTTTTGAATAAGTAATTCTATTTGATTGTTTTGTTTATATTCTAAAACTAAAGAGACCACAACCAAAGAAAAAGTAGCTAAAATAACTACAAAAATTAAAGGAGTTGAAATAATATGCTTTTTAATATCACTTAAAGTATTAAATCTTTTTTTTGAAAAAAACATTAGTAATAAACCTTTGCAAGATATAAACCATATGCACTAGCAGGAGTTTTAAAAATATATTTTTCTTTTTTTAATTGAGAAAGCAAATCTTTTTTTGTTAATTTTCCTTCATTTATTTTTAATAAAAATCCAACCATTAATCTAATTTGAGAACGCAAATAACCATTTGCACAAAATTTAAATACATAAATATCTTTATATTTATAAAAATTTGTACTAAAAACTTTCCTTATAGTAGTTTTATTTCCACTTCCTTTTTTATGAAAATATTCAAAATCATGAATACCTTCAAAAAGTTTTATTGCCTCACTTATTTTTTCTTCATCTATATTTTTTACATATGTTATATATTTTGCATTAAAAGCATTTAATTGCTTTGTAGTTATAATATATCTATATACTCTTTTTTTTGCACTATACCTTGCATGGAAATCATCACATACTTTTGAAATTTTATTTATTCTTATATTTATAGGTAAATGCTTATTTAAAATCTCTTTTAATTTTTTTAAATCTTTCCAAAAATCAGGAATTATGGCATTAAAAACTTGTCCACTTGCATGAACTTCTTTATCTGTTCTTCCACTAAGAATTATTTTTGTATTTATATTTAATTGCTTAAAAGCTATTTGTAAAAAGTCCTCAACCCCTAAACCATTTGGTTGAGTTTGAGAACCTTGATAAGCTGTTCCATCATATGAGATTTGAAATTTTGCATTCATCTTAATATAGTTTTTTTGTTAGCTTTGAATATAAAATATATGTTCCAATAGACCAAAGAATTGGCGCAATATATAAAGAGTGTAATAGTACATTTTTAGTTAAATATTTAGTTAAAATATAATATATAACAATAGCAATTAAAGATAGGGCAATTGCTCTATTTTTTTCATATCTTGGATTATAATAACCAAAAGCAACCACTAAAAATAGTGAGATTAAAGGGAAAATTGAAGTTAAAATATAAAAAGTAAAATCATCAATATCTTGCCCTTTTGATAAATAGTAGTTCCAATAATCATAAGAGTTTGTAAAAGTATATTTTTTCTTACTTGTTATAGAATCATTTATATCCATTGTTCTATAATTTATTTGATTTAACTCTTCATGCGAAATATAAAAAGCTTTACCATCAATAAGTTTAAAACTTAAGTTTCCTTCTTTATTATCTAAAACTGCACTTTGAGCAATAATAAACTGATCTAATTTATTATCTGTTTTAAATAGTTTAACTTTTTCATATTTTTTATCATCTTTTGCATCAATATAAATAAGCCAATCCCCAAATTTTTGTCCAAATTCAGAAGCTTTGATATTAAAATTTGCCTCTTTTTTCTTTACTTCTAAAAAACTCTCTGTTAGGTAGTTTGTTTTAGGAATTAGTCCCACAGAAACTATTATTAAAGCAATTGACAATAAAAAAGTTGCAGGAAAAAAGATTTTTAAAATTTTTAATGGATTAAGTCCAAAAGAAGTAATTACTATTAGTTCATACTCACTTGAAAGCTTTGCTAAAGTAATAACAAGTGAAATAAAAAATGAAATAGGCACTGTAAAAAATATAATTTTAGGAACAGAATAAAGATACAATTTAAATAACTCATAAGCATCAATTGTAATAACTGAAGTTAAAGAAGCAATTTTTACTAAAAATATTATTGATGTAATAAAATATAAACCTAAAAAAATAGGTAAAAAAGAAAGTGATAATTGAGAATATAAATAACTTTTAATTTTCAAGAAAAAACCTTTGCTGATATATTAATAAAAAATTCAAAAAATAAACCTAACATTAAAAAAGGAATAAATGCAGTTTGCTTATCTTTTTTTGTAAAATTATTGTAAATTGATGGTATTATAGCAAAAATTCCAGCTAAAAATATAGCTATAATCCCCCCTTTCAATCCTAAAACAATTCCAATAATAGCAATTATAGGAATATCCCCCTCACCTAAAGCTTTTTGAGTTCTTAAATTTTTATCTTTTAAAAGTCTTGATTTTATATTTTGAATATAAAAAGTTAAAATAAACTCTAATAAAATAAAAAAACCTGCAAATAAACAAGCATACTTTAAACTCTCAAAGAACTCATAATCTGTTGCAAAAAAAGAACAAATAAAAGCTACTAAAAGCAAGTAATCTGGAACTTTTTTATACTCTAAATCAATAAAAGATAAAACAATTAAAGTATAAAAAAGACCCATTAAAAAAAATAGCTGTATTGAAACTTCAAATTTTAAATATAAGCCTAAAGTTACAAAAGCCGTAAGAAGCTCTACAACTAAATATCTTTTTGAAATTTTTTGTTTACAAAAACTACAAAAACCTTTTAAATAAAAATAGGAAAAAATTGGGATATTTTCATACCATCTTATTTTATAATTACAAGAAGGACAACAAGAAGCAGTTATTATTGAGTATCTTTTAGGAAGTCTATAAATCAATACATTTAAAAATGACCCAAAAGCCAATCCAATAATAAAACTAAACACCCCCAAATCTTCTCTCTCTATTTTGGTAATCACTTATAATATCATCAAGCTCATTTGAAGTAAACTCAGGCCAATAAGTACTTGTAAAAAACATCTCTGCATAAGCATTTTGCCAAAGTAAATAGTTTGAAAGTCTTACTTCTCCACTTGTTCGTATAAGTAAATCCACATCTGGAATACCTGCTGTATCCAAACAACTTTCAAAATTCTCTTTTGTTACTTCTAGATTTTTTTCATTTAATTTTTTTATTGCTCTTAAAATCTCATCTTGTGAACCATAATTTAAAGCTAAAATTTGAGTAAGCCCTGTGGCATTTTTTGTCTCTTCTTGAGTTTTAAATATAATTTCTTGTAAAGATTTTGAAAACTTAGATAAATCTCCAATTGCTTTGAATCTTACATTATTTTCTAAATAAATATAAAGTTCATTTTTTAAATATTTTTCCAAAAGCTTCATTAAAAATTCTATTTCAAGTTTTGGTCTAGTCCAATTTTCTGTGGAAAAAGCATACAAAGTAAGGTATTTAATCCCTAAAGTATTACAATACCTTGTTATCTCTCTTACAACTTTTGCACCCTCTTCATGTCCTGCTGTTCTTTTAAAACCTCTCTCACTTGCCCATCGTCCATTACCATCCATTATCATAGCAATATGTGCAGGTAAATCTTTTTTATTATTTGTACTCATCAAACTCTTTTTCCAAACAAGTTAAAAGTTCCAAAGATAGTTCTAATTTTGAAGCTTTAAAACTATGAATTTTATTTTTTAAAAGTAATTCTATACTATTTGAATTTGAACCAAAAGCATTTTCATCTTTTATAATATTTAAACAAACAGCATCTAAAGATTTTTTTTCTAACATTTTTAAAGCATTTTCATAAGCAACAGTTTCATCCATCTCTGCTTTAAAACCAATTGAAACAATATCACTTTTATCAAGGGCATTTAAAATATCCATATTTTGTTTTAATTTTAACTCCCAAGAAGTTCCAAGTAACTCTTTTTTTAGTTTTCCCTCTTGGGGAAAAGTTGGAAGATAATCACTTACTGCTGCAACCATAAATAAAAAGGGTCTTTTTAATATTTGTGTAGGTGTTGAACTATCCATTAGTGTTGTTTTAGAAAGTTTACCTTTTTTTGCAACTCTTATTGAATCCACTAAATATTCATACATTTCATTACTACTTTGAACTTCTATTGTATGAATAGCATTTGGTAAAGTTTCATGTCCTCTTGTACTTACCAAACAAACATCTGCACCTTTAAAGTATAAAGCTAAAGCTAAAGAAGAAGCCATTTTACCAGAAGAAAAATTTGAAATATATCTTACATCATCAATTTTTTCAATTGTTCCTCCACCACTTAATACAACTTTTCTATTATTCCAATACTCTTCTTTTAAAAGTTCCCTTGCTGTTGCATAAAAAATCTCCTGAGGTTCCGCCATAGCACCATCACCCACATCTTTACAAACTAACTCTTTTGTTTGTGTTTGTAAAATCTCATAATTACATAAAGCTAGCATTTTTAAACTTGCTTGTGTAATTGGATTTTTTATCATATTTGTATTTGCAGCAGGGCATAAAAGTTTAACTCTTGGATAAGCTAGTGCAGTTTGAGTTAATAAGTTATCTGCTAAACCATGGCTTAGTTTATTTATAGTATTTGCACTTGCTGGAGCTATTACAAAAATATCTGCCCACTTACCAATATCAATATGATTATATAACTCATTTTTATCCCAAGATTCACTGTTTTCTTCTAAAACTTTATTTTGAGAAATAGCTTCAAAAGTTATTGGATTTATAAACTTTTTTGCTTCATTTGTCATAATTACTTTAACACTAGCACCTGCTTTTATATAAAGTCGAATAAGTTCTAATGTTTTATATATTGCTATTGAACCTGTAACTGCAACTAAAATATTTTTGTTTTTTAATAACATGTTTCTACTTTTTAAAAAATTTATAAAAATAATTTTCAATTATTTTTATAGGAGCTCTTGTAATTGCCAATGAACCTTTTGGTACATTTTTTGTTATACAAGCACCTGCTGCTAAAATAACATCATCTTCAATTACTACAGGAGCAACTAGTTGAGTATCTGAACCAATAAATACATTTTTCCCAACTTTAGTTTTATGTTTATTTACTCCATCATAATTACAAGTAATTGTTCCCGCACCCACATTTGTACCTGTGTCCATTTCACAATCACCTAAATAAGATAAATGCCCTGCTTTAACCCCATTTAGTAAAGCTTTTTTAGTTTCAACAAAATTTCCAATATGAGTATTTTTTAAATTACTTCCAGGTCTAATTCTAGCCATTGGTCCCACATCTGAATCTTCTAAATGTGAATCTTCTATAATTGAATTTGCTTTTACAATAGAATTTACTATTTTTGTATTACCAAGTAAACTAACCCCATTTTCAAGAATACATTCACCCTCAATACTTACACCTTCTTCTATATAAATAGTATCAGGTAGTCTCATAATTACACCATTTTGCATAAACTCTTTTTTAATTCTATTTTGATGGATTACTTCTGCTTGTGATAATTCATATTTTGAATTAACTCCCTTAAAATTTTCAACACTTACATATAAAGGTTTTAAAGTTTTTCCATCTTTTATTGCTAGTTCAATTAAATCTGTAATATAGTACTCTTGTTGAGCATTATCATTTGATAAAAGAGGTAAATATTGTTTTAAAAATGCTGTTTGAAATAGATAAACTCCCGCATTTGCAGTTGTTATTTTAAGCTCTTGCTCATTTGCATCTTTTTGTTCAACAATTTTTACTACATTTTCATCTTTAATTACTACTCTTCCATACCCAGAAGCATCATCAAGTTTTAAAACAGACATAACTATTGTTGCATCAATATTAAATTTTTCTAACTCTATTGCTTGAATTAAGGGCATATCTGCATTTAAAACTAAAGTTTTTTCATACTTTGGCTCAACATTCATAACTGCCCCACCAGTACCAGGATAGTTTTCATGATCTTGAATTACAAATTTAATATCTTTAAAATATTTTTCCATTTGAGCTTGAACTCTTGAAGCTTGATGGTATAAAACTACTGTAATATCATCACTTAATTTTAAAGCCTCTTTTATTGAGTAATAAAGCATTGGTTTACCAGAAATATTATGTAAAACCTTCGGTTTTTCAGATTTCATTCTAGTTCCAGCACCTGCTGCTAAAATAACAATTGATAAATTATTCATATTTTTTCCTATTTTAAAGCTTCATCTATTTCAGCTCTTAGATTTATAATTACTTGTTTTATTGCACTAATCATTTTTTGATCAGTAATATTACCAACTAGAAGTTTCCCTAAATTTTTTTCTCTTTCTTTAAAAAACTGCGCAACTGAACGACTTTTTTTATTATGATTATACATTAATACACCAGAAGCAATTAAAATTATTACTAATTTTGTATGCCCTAAAATAGCTGCATAATTTAAAATAGTAAAACCTGCATAATCCACTTCATTAATATCAGCCCCAGCAGCTATTAATAATCTTGCAATTTTATAATTACCTTTCCATTGAGTATGGTGTAATACTGTTCTTCCTTGCTTATCTTTAATATTTAGATTTGCTTTTTTTGATAAAAGTTTTTCTACAACTTCTAAATCATCTGCAATTACTGCTTTATGATAAACTGTTCTTCCCTCTTTATCAATAACATCCACATCTATTCTAAATTTTAATAAAAATACAAGTCTTTCTAAAAATTGCTCTTTATCTTTTATTCTTTTTACTTTTAATCCATTTTCAACTAAAACTGTAAGTGGAGTATCACCATTGTTATCTACAATATTTGGGTCAGCACCCGAATTAAATAGAAGTTTCATTAAAGGTAAATGATTATAAATTATTACATCAAAAATAACTGTTCTTCCATTTGATTTTTGTTTATTTATTTTTGGTCTATAACTTAAAATTCTTTTTAAAAGAGCAAAATAGTCTTCTTCATCATCTATTTCTAAATATCTTCTAGAACTGGCTCTTTTTAAATTGTTTTGAACTAAGATAATTTCACATAATTCATCAACAATTGTTTTTTCCAATAAATCTCGATGATCAACATCGGCACCTTTATTTAAAAGATATTCTATCATAATGATATTTTTCATACCACCCATAATTGCTTCAAATAAAACAGTTCTTCCATCTTTATCTTCGGCATTAATATCAGCACCACTAGCTAATAAAAAATCAATAGTTTCGTAGTTTTCTCGCTCAACTTCTCGATATAAAACCGTTTTACCATCACTATCTACTCTATTAACAGCTAAACCATTTTCAATTAAAAAAGAAGTAAGTTTTAAATAATTTCTATTTTCATTTATAAATTTATATCTTCCTTCTCTTTTAGAATTAGGATTTTTTAAAAGTGTAAGAATTTTTAAAATTTCATCTAAAATTGTTTCATTATTTATATTTTTTATATTTAATTTTATTCCACGCTCTAATAACATTTCAAAAACTTCAATATTTGAAGCACCCATAACTACACTATTGAAAAGTATATTTTCTCTATTTTCATCAGTTATGTTAATATCCATTCCATTTGAGATTAAGAACTTTGCAACTTCAGGTGATTCTTTTAATACCGCATTAAATAAAGGTGTTTGCCCATGTTGATCGACACAATTTGGGTTTTCAATATTATTTAAAACTTCTCTAATTATCTTTAAATTCCCACCTTCAACTGCATCAAATAAAACAGTTCTACCATATGTGTCTTTAATATTTAAATCAGGATTTTGCATCATTAAAATTTCAAAAACCCTATGATTTTCCTCTAAGGCAATATCTTGTAATAGTGTTCTACCTGAAGAATTAACATGATTTAAAGAAGAACCATTGTCAAGTAAGAATCTTATCATTACACCATCACTTCGTTCAACTGCTTCATTTAAAACAGTTTTACCAAAGTTATCTTCATGATTAATATCTATTCCATTTTTTAGTAAAATTCTAATTGACTCAATTCTTCTTTTTTTTACTAATTCAAAAAGAAGAGTTTGTCCCTTTTCATTAAGCTTATGAATATCTGCGCCATTATCTATTAGTTTTTGAACTTTTTCTACATTTATATAATTTTTTAATAACTCTTTTTGAAAATTATCAGTGACATCTTGTTTAAATAAGTTCAACATTAAATTGTAATCCTTAGGACATAATAATCTTTTCTATTTTATCAAAAATTAAATTAAAATCTTTTTCTTCGTCTATCTCTAAATGAATTATCAAACTTCTTTTTATTATTTTTTTCTTCATCTAAGAGATTTGATTTTAATGATTTTTCAATAAAGTTATTAAAACTAGCTCTTGTTATACTTGCTTTTACACTATCTGGAAAAAGTTCTGGTAACTTATAAGATAACCATAAATATAAAGATATTTTCTTTACTTCATCTTCTACTAAAAGCAAATCTCTTTGTGTAACAGCCTTTTTAGGCAGAGTAATTGAAGGTTTATATCTAACTATTCTATTTTTAATTACTGCTGCAATATAAGCATCATAAGCTTGCAAAATTATTGTTGATTTAGTAGTTATTGGAGCTTGCGAAAGCATATATTTATCTTCCATTTTTAAATTATTTTTTTTATCTAAAATCTTTGCTGCACTAATCATTGAAGCTATATTTGAAGCTATAAAGGGTCCATCAAAATACATATTATCTATAAAAAATTTTAATACTTTTTCTAAAGAGTTTGTCTTAATATAAGAAGTCAATCCTTCAAGTTGAGAAGAACTAATTTTTACTTTAAATGGAGGTTTTATAGTTCTAATAGGTTTAAAAAACTCTTTTTGTAAATATTTTAAAGTATCCCTTGAAGTAGCACCAATAAATCCCTCTTCATGATGTCCATATCTTCCTGCACGACCTGCAATTTGAATAATTTCATTTACATTTATTGCTCTTTTTGATACCCCATCAAATTTTGTATGAGTTGTAAATAAAATAGTCTTAATAGGAAGATTTAATCCCATAGCAATCGCATCAGTTGCTATTAAAATATCTGTTTTTTTCTCTCTAAATCTTCTTGCCTCATCTCTTCTTACTTCAGGAGAAAGATTGCCATAAATTACAGAAACCCTATGGCTTTTTTGTAATTTTTGTTTTAATTTTAATACTTCACTTCTACTAAAAGCTATCAATGCTGTTTGAGGTTTTAGTTCTTTTAAAGAAGTATATTTTTCTAAAAGATGTAATTCATTTTTTCTTTTAAACCTTACTATTTCTAACTCTTCATTTAAATAAGAAGCTATTTTTTTAACTGCATCTAATGCATTAACTGAACCTGTCATAATTATCTGTTTTGCAGGACAACCTATTATTGCATTAACCCAAGCCCAACCTCTTTCATCATCATCAAGCATTTGAACTTCATCAATAATAGCCACATCAACATCTAAATCATAGTCAATCATCTCAATAGTTGAACATATATGTGCTGCTTCTTCATCAAAAATTTGTTCTTCACCTGTTATTAGGGTTGCATTAATATTTGAAGTTTTTAAATCTTCATAACCTTCAAGTGCTAAAAGTCTTAATGGAGCTAAGTATAATCCACTATTTGCTTCTTTTAATTTGCTCATTGCACTATATGTTTTACCAGAATTTGTAGGTCCAACAAAAAATTTTAGTTTTCTATTTAGACTTCTTGCCAAAGGAAATTGTGATTTTAAATCACAATTTAATAATATTTGTAATTGTTCTTGCCATCTATCTTTCATAGGGCTATTATATTGATTTTAATATAATATAGTATTAAAAAGATAAGGTAATTTAATGAATTGTAAATATTTTGGAAAATGTGGAAGTTGTAGTTTATATGAAATGACATATGAACAGCAACTTTCATACAAAATAAATAGAGAAAAAGAGAGATTTAAAGAGTTTTATATAAATGACTTTGAAATTATAAAAAGTGAAGATAGTAGATTTAGAAATAGAGCTGAATTTAGAATTTGGAAAGAGTATGATAAAGAAAATATCCCTACTTTATCTTATGCTATGACAAGTTTTGAAAAAAAAGTTTTACCTATTAGCTTATGTGAAATAGTAAGTGAAAATATTCATTTATTAATGCCAAAGCTTTTAAAACTAATTGAAAAAAGTGAAATTTTAAGTTTCAAATTATTTGCCTGTGAATTTTTAGCTTCAACTACAAATGATATTCTTGTAACTTTAATTTATCATAAAAAATTAGATGAAAAGTGGATGCAAGAAGCAAAAAAACTTGAAGAAGAATTAAAAGTTAAAATTATTGGTAGAAGTAGAGGTCAAAAAATCATTTTAAGTAGTGATTATATAAATGAAACTTTAACTATAAATAATAAGCAATTCTTTTTTGAATATAAAGAGGGTGGATTTACTCAGCCAAATACAAAAGTAAATATTCAAATGATTCAATGGGTTTTACAACATCTAGAAAAAAGTAATAAAGATTTATGTGAATTATATTGTGGTGGAGGAAACTTTACAATTCCCCTTTCAACAAAGTTTAGAAAAACTTTAGCAACTGAGATTTCAAAAACTTCAATAAAATCTGCTTTAAGAAATTGTGAGTTAAATAATATTGATAATATTGATTTTATTAGAATGAGTGCCGAAGAGTTTGTCGAAGCCTGTGCAAATAAAAGAGAATTTAATAGATTAAAAGATATAGATTTAAAAGAGTTTAATTTCTCTACAATTTTTGTTGATCCACCAAGGGCTGGATTAGATGAAACAACAACAAAATTAGTTAAAAACTATGATAAAATCATTTATATCTCTTGTAATCCAGAAACTTTGCATAGGGATTTAAAAGAACTTACAAAAACGCATAAAATTGATAATTTTGCATTATTTGATCAATTTGCCTATACAAATCATTGCGAAAGTGGAGTCATATTAAACAAAATTTAATTTTAGCTTAGATAAAATTTAAGCATAATGTATTAAATTATAAAGGGTAAAAGATGAGAATTAATACAAATGTTGCTTCACTACAAGCACAAGAAGCAAATACAAATACAAATAAAGCCTTAACTAATTCACTAGAAAAGTTAAGTTCAGGTTTAAGAATAAATAAAGCAAGTGATGATGCTTCTGGTTTAGCAATTGCTGATAAATTAAGAACACAAGCTAGCTCATTAAGCCAATCAATTTCAAATGGTAACTCAGCAGTTGCATTAACACAAATTGCTGATAAAGCGATGGCTGAACAATCTAATATTTTAGATATTGTTAAAACAAAACTTATTCAAGCAGCAACAGAGACAACTTCTGATGAGGGTAGAAAATCAATTGAAAAAGATATTAATAAACTATTAGATCAGTTAAATAATATCGCAGCACAAACAAACTACAACGGTACAGCATTATTACAAGCTAGTATTGGTCTTGCTGGATCTGCAGTTAAAGGTGCTATGACTTTCCAAATGGGAGAGACAGCTAATGATACTATTAGTACAACAAGTGGTGTTAGAGCAAATGTTACTGGTTTATCATTAACAAGCTTAAAAACTGAAGTTGCAACAACAGGAAGTATGACTGCAACTGAAGCTAGAGGATACTTAACAAAAATTGACTCAGCTATTAACACTTTAAATGGATGGAGAGCAGATTACGGTTCAACTCAAAACCAATTAGAATCAGCTATTAGAAACCAAATGACTCAACAAACAAATATTAAAGCAGCTGAGTCTGTTATTAGAGATGTTGATTATGCTCAAGAGAGTGCAACATTTAATAAACAAAACATTATTTCACAAGCTGGTA
This genomic window contains:
- the truA gene encoding tRNA pseudouridine(38-40) synthase TruA, translated to MNAKFQISYDGTAYQGSQTQPNGLGVEDFLQIAFKQLNINTKIILSGRTDKEVHASGQVFNAIIPDFWKDLKKLKEILNKHLPINIRINKISKVCDDFHARYSAKKRVYRYIITTKQLNAFNAKYITYVKNIDEEKISEAIKLFEGIHDFEYFHKKGSGNKTTIRKVFSTNFYKYKDIYVFKFCANGYLRSQIRLMVGFLLKINEGKLTKKDLLSQLKKEKYIFKTPASAYGLYLAKVYY
- a CDS encoding LptF/LptG family permease, with protein sequence MKIKSYLYSQLSLSFLPIFLGLYFITSIIFLVKIASLTSVITIDAYELFKLYLYSVPKIIFFTVPISFFISLVITLAKLSSEYELIVITSFGLNPLKILKIFFPATFLLSIALIIVSVGLIPKTNYLTESFLEVKKKEANFNIKASEFGQKFGDWLIYIDAKDDKKYEKVKLFKTDNKLDQFIIAQSAVLDNKEGNLSFKLIDGKAFYISHEELNQINYRTMDINDSITSKKKYTFTNSYDYWNYYLSKGQDIDDFTFYILTSIFPLISLFLVVAFGYYNPRYEKNRAIALSLIAIVIYYILTKYLTKNVLLHSLYIAPILWSIGTYILYSKLTKKLY
- a CDS encoding prepilin peptidase, giving the protein MFSFIIGLAFGSFLNVLIYRLPKRYSIITASCCPSCNYKIRWYENIPIFSYFYLKGFCSFCKQKISKRYLVVELLTAFVTLGLYLKFEVSIQLFFLMGLFYTLIVLSFIDLEYKKVPDYLLLVAFICSFFATDYEFFESLKYACLFAGFFILLEFILTFYIQNIKSRLLKDKNLRTQKALGEGDIPIIAIIGIVLGLKGGIIAIFLAGIFAIIPSIYNNFTKKDKQTAFIPFLMLGLFFEFFINISAKVFS
- a CDS encoding di-trans,poly-cis-decaprenylcistransferase, with amino-acid sequence MSTNNKKDLPAHIAMIMDGNGRWASERGFKRTAGHEEGAKVVREITRYCNTLGIKYLTLYAFSTENWTRPKLEIEFLMKLLEKYLKNELYIYLENNVRFKAIGDLSKFSKSLQEIIFKTQEETKNATGLTQILALNYGSQDEILRAIKKLNEKNLEVTKENFESCLDTAGIPDVDLLIRTSGEVRLSNYLLWQNAYAEMFFTSTYWPEFTSNELDDIISDYQNRERRFGGV
- the coaBC gene encoding bifunctional phosphopantothenoylcysteine decarboxylase/phosphopantothenate--cysteine ligase CoaBC, translated to MLLKNKNILVAVTGSIAIYKTLELIRLYIKAGASVKVIMTNEAKKFINPITFEAISQNKVLEENSESWDKNELYNHIDIGKWADIFVIAPASANTINKLSHGLADNLLTQTALAYPRVKLLCPAANTNMIKNPITQASLKMLALCNYEILQTQTKELVCKDVGDGAMAEPQEIFYATARELLKEEYWNNRKVVLSGGGTIEKIDDVRYISNFSSGKMASSLALALYFKGADVCLVSTRGHETLPNAIHTIEVQSSNEMYEYLVDSIRVAKKGKLSKTTLMDSSTPTQILKRPFLFMVAAVSDYLPTFPQEGKLKKELLGTSWELKLKQNMDILNALDKSDIVSIGFKAEMDETVAYENALKMLEKKSLDAVCLNIIKDENAFGSNSNSIELLLKNKIHSFKASKLELSLELLTCLEKEFDEYK
- the glmU gene encoding bifunctional UDP-N-acetylglucosamine diphosphorylase/glucosamine-1-phosphate N-acetyltransferase GlmU; this encodes MNNLSIVILAAGAGTRMKSEKPKVLHNISGKPMLYYSIKEALKLSDDITVVLYHQASRVQAQMEKYFKDIKFVIQDHENYPGTGGAVMNVEPKYEKTLVLNADMPLIQAIELEKFNIDATIVMSVLKLDDASGYGRVVIKDENVVKIVEQKDANEQELKITTANAGVYLFQTAFLKQYLPLLSNDNAQQEYYITDLIELAIKDGKTLKPLYVSVENFKGVNSKYELSQAEVIHQNRIKKEFMQNGVIMRLPDTIYIEEGVSIEGECILENGVSLLGNTKIVNSIVKANSIIEDSHLEDSDVGPMARIRPGSNLKNTHIGNFVETKKALLNGVKAGHLSYLGDCEMDTGTNVGAGTITCNYDGVNKHKTKVGKNVFIGSDTQLVAPVVIEDDVILAAGACITKNVPKGSLAITRAPIKIIENYFYKFFKK
- a CDS encoding ankyrin repeat domain-containing protein → MLNLFKQDVTDNFQKELLKNYINVEKVQKLIDNGADIHKLNEKGQTLLFELVKKRRIESIRILLKNGIDINHEDNFGKTVLNEAVERSDGVMIRFLLDNGSSLNHVNSSGRTLLQDIALEENHRVFEILMMQNPDLNIKDTYGRTVLFDAVEGGNLKIIREVLNNIENPNCVDQHGQTPLFNAVLKESPEVAKFLISNGMDINITDENRENILFNSVVMGASNIEVFEMLLERGIKLNIKNINNETILDEILKILTLLKNPNSKREGRYKFINENRNYLKLTSFLIENGLAVNRVDSDGKTVLYREVERENYETIDFLLASGADINAEDKDGRTVLFEAIMGGMKNIIMIEYLLNKGADVDHRDLLEKTIVDELCEIILVQNNLKRASSRRYLEIDDEEDYFALLKRILSYRPKINKQKSNGRTVIFDVIIYNHLPLMKLLFNSGADPNIVDNNGDTPLTVLVENGLKVKRIKDKEQFLERLVFLLKFRIDVDVIDKEGRTVYHKAVIADDLEVVEKLLSKKANLNIKDKQGRTVLHHTQWKGNYKIARLLIAAGADINEVDYAGFTILNYAAILGHTKLVIILIASGVLMYNHNKKSRSVAQFFKEREKNLGKLLVGNITDQKMISAIKQVIINLRAEIDEALK
- a CDS encoding helicase-related protein, encoding MKDRWQEQLQILLNCDLKSQFPLARSLNRKLKFFVGPTNSGKTYSAMSKLKEANSGLYLAPLRLLALEGYEDLKTSNINATLITGEEQIFDEEAAHICSTIEMIDYDLDVDVAIIDEVQMLDDDERGWAWVNAIIGCPAKQIIMTGSVNALDAVKKIASYLNEELEIVRFKRKNELHLLEKYTSLKELKPQTALIAFSRSEVLKLKQKLQKSHRVSVIYGNLSPEVRRDEARRFREKKTDILIATDAIAMGLNLPIKTILFTTHTKFDGVSKRAINVNEIIQIAGRAGRYGHHEEGFIGATSRDTLKYLQKEFFKPIRTIKPPFKVKISSSQLEGLTSYIKTNSLEKVLKFFIDNMYFDGPFIASNIASMISAAKILDKKNNLKMEDKYMLSQAPITTKSTIILQAYDAYIAAVIKNRIVRYKPSITLPKKAVTQRDLLLVEDEVKKISLYLWLSYKLPELFPDSVKASITRASFNNFIEKSLKSNLLDEEKNNKKKFDNSFRDRRRKRF
- the trmA gene encoding tRNA (uridine(54)-C5)-methyltransferase TrmA; the encoded protein is MNCKYFGKCGSCSLYEMTYEQQLSYKINREKERFKEFYINDFEIIKSEDSRFRNRAEFRIWKEYDKENIPTLSYAMTSFEKKVLPISLCEIVSENIHLLMPKLLKLIEKSEILSFKLFACEFLASTTNDILVTLIYHKKLDEKWMQEAKKLEEELKVKIIGRSRGQKIILSSDYINETLTINNKQFFFEYKEGGFTQPNTKVNIQMIQWVLQHLEKSNKDLCELYCGGGNFTIPLSTKFRKTLATEISKTSIKSALRNCELNNIDNIDFIRMSAEEFVEACANKREFNRLKDIDLKEFNFSTIFVDPPRAGLDETTTKLVKNYDKIIYISCNPETLHRDLKELTKTHKIDNFALFDQFAYTNHCESGVILNKI